The Candidatus Latescibacterota bacterium genome segment GTTGAAAAAGGATGGATGCAGGATTGAAGACCTTTGAAAAAGAATATGGATTCCAGACCTCAGGTGATGGGACTATTGTAGATATTACCGGTTTTCTCAGAGAGGCTGTTCAGGAGAGCGGTATCCTTACCGGGCAACTCTCGATTATCACTCCTGGATCGACAGCCGGAATAACGACGATGGAATATGAGCCGGGCCTCCTCAGGGACATCCCGGAATTCCTGGAAAGGATCATACCATCGAATGTAGGCTACGAACATGACGCGACATGGGGAGATGGTAATGGGTTTTCCCACCTCCGCTCATCCCTTGTCGG includes the following:
- a CDS encoding secondary thiamine-phosphate synthase enzyme YjbQ → MKTFEKEYGFQTSGDGTIVDITGFLREAVQESGILTGQLSIITPGSTAGITTMEYEPGLLRDIPEFLERIIPSNVGYEHDATWGDGNGFSHLRSSLVGTSMTIPVSSGQLVLGTWQQVVFLDFDNRERSRRVHVNLIGE